Genomic window (Grus americana isolate bGruAme1 chromosome 10, bGruAme1.mat, whole genome shotgun sequence):
AGGACAATCTGAACAGTGACTCTGACTCCTGGGTGGCAAAGCACTTGACCTTTAAGCAAGATCACAGGCTGGAAACACAGCACATTCGCTCGGTAACGTGGAGACTGGCCACCAAGTACCTCAGGCCTGGTGAATGGAAGAAGCTGGCCCATTACTGGAAATTCACTGATGCCCACATTAGGGCCATTGAGCAACAATGGACAGGTATGAAACACTGCTCAGATATCTTCCTTCCCTTACTTGGACTGTGTTTCTAGGAGATAAGtctgcagcaacagcaaagcATGAAGAAAACCAGCTGTCTTATTTGAAACAACCTAAAGATTAGGttaaaaatgctggttttaacAAACGTGGAGTTGTCCCACATCCTGAACTTTGTCTAGGAGTAAAGCACACAAGCATGGGGGTTAATAGCGAGTTCTTGCTACAATTCTTGTTCTATAGGATGGAAGAaacttgctggttttatttttttcttttaaggagcTGAACCAAGGCGGCAGTAAATTTAGAATTTGCAAGGGGCTAAGCTATGCTCTGAAGGCAGAAATTCTGTGTTGCCATGAAAAGTTTTCTGACCCAGCCAAGCTCATTCCTGGCCAATTCCATTAAATTGAATATTAATCTAGCAATCACAGCACAACTAGGTACAGCTGAACTGTACTTTAGAGCATCTTAGGAAAACccaaagaggagggagaggtgtCCAAACCCTCCACTTCAGAAAGGCGCTCTGGTCAGGGCCATGCATGGTAAGTGCAGGATTTCATTTGTGGTTTGACCTTGCCAGGCACTAAAAGCTACAGAGAGCACGGCCACAGAATGCTGCTTATCTGGCTCCACGGCGCAATCATAGCAGGAGAAAATCCAATCAAGGGATTGTACGAAGGCCTCGTGGGCATCGGAAGAAGAGATCTAGCAGGTAATACTTTTGTCTTCCTTCAAATAACGCGCACCAAGCACTACCCAAATTCTGTTGTTACACAACACACGCAGAGGAGAACTTGTGCAAAGCCAATTCACATGAGCTGGAAGGTGCCCTGCCCCCTCGCTACCATTACACGTCATTTTTCTcatcattttaataaatgaaaacatcctgCCAGAGCTTCGTACTTTCTGTGCAGCAgaatgttctcttttcttttacagaaagcaTTCGGAAAAAAGCAAACGCAGACTCTGCTTCTCCCCGGAAGTGTACAGTAATGTAACACGGGGCAGGCACCAGCAGTTCCTTCAGCTGATGCTTCCGCAGCTTGTCTTGGAGGTGCAGGCAAAACTCCTGCCCTGCCACTGAGCAGAAGGCAGCTGCAACTCAAGGGCTTCTTGTCAGAAACAGCTGGCATCACTGCCACTTCCTTCGTGCTCTGAAACAACAAAGGTATCAGCAAATGCTAACGGTCTAAAACGCCTCTTTGTGCAGAAGGGAGATTTTTATCAGCTATTGCATACGGTCTGGGTACTGTAATAGTTCAGCAAGTGAGTCTCACTTACACTGTGGAGTAGCAGGAAATACTACACTGTTTTACTGTAACTTGTTTACATCATGTTTttgtatatacatttttaattgtcaATTTTTTAAGTTACTGAGGGGAAAGCCtttgatttcagaaatgttctttaCATACCTTTTTGGGGGTGTCCATCACTGATGTCTTAGATGTGTTCATAAGTGCCCACCCTAAAACAGAAGGTAAGAAGAAAAGTCAAGGCTACCGCTTAGTCCCTTTGGAACCTTAAGGGTTGTGATTGTTAATGTTTCCACTCTTCACAAAAAGTTTCAGAGAAGAATATTAACATGTACtgtttataaatatacattaacATCCATGTACTGTTTATAAATCAAATAGGTAACTTCTGTAATCCCTATTACAGAATTGAATAGGGTTACAGCTTGAAAAGTGTAAGGTAAGAATGGCCATTGGTGATCTACACAGCCTCTGAGGACAGTTTTCTTAAATACCAATTTGTCATGTAAtacattgtatttatttttatagcatttcaaggggaaaataatgtctgtatttcaataaattcagattttacCCTTAAATTTGCAAGTTATGTCTTAGTcattctatattaaaaaaatactacttaACTCTTACTTAGAGCTAAACCAGCACAACCTTATAATTAAAGCTTGAGGCAAATTCAAGCAGAAGGTGCTGGTTTTCTTAATTTCCAGAGGCAGCTGTAGAGGCAAACCAGGACTGGAGTAGGCTACACAGCTGGTCTCTTGTAGTCAGAACAAGACTGCTGAAGTTGAAGTTTTATTGaaaatcatttttaaacagcaagaaagttaaaaattcaAACGCTTTATTTCAAATAGAAACAAACTAACTTACAACACACGAAGCAAATAAGTGATGGCAACAGTGGCACttaaacatcttttaaatcaaatattCAACAAAAATATATGTCAGCTTATAAGTACACAATCTGCATGTGGCAATATATACAGCTgagtgaaaaatataaaaaagaaatactgttctGCTTAAGAACATGATAGTGAAGACTTTGGTagcaaaaatgtctttgtttttaaaactgtagtCTTCAAAGATGCTTCCTTGAATTCAAAgactaaaaatgaaacagatctATCCCATTACACTGCTGGAGGTGGCTGTCCGCGGGTAGTTCACTGACTATTGATCCTGTTGGAATCGCACAGTGATAATCGGCTAACGCAAGAAAAAAGGCATAGTGGGAACAGTTGATTGTACACAGGAAGACCACCAAACCGATTCCTCATTTTCACTGGCACTCCAAAACCTACTGCTCTTCGTGCTCATTGCTGGTGTGAAGACTGATCTTCTGGACTTCCAGCTCTTCTGCGCTGACCATGGAGGGATCAATGGCTGCATACCGGGTACCATGGAACTGCAGCAAGTGGATCTGTTGGACATGGAAAATAACACTGAAAGAGGCATAGAAGCATAAGGTTTTGGTAAAAGAGAAACATTCCTTCTGAGGATGAATCACGGCTCTGAGTACAAGAGTTCAGAGAAGGGACAGAGGAAGTCCTCCATGAAtgtggctgctcccagccctgcccttcTGTATCAGTGATTCAGGAGCCAGAGCGAACAGAGCTCAGGCAAGttgagaaacaaaaggaagaacagcagaGGAGTTTCCTACTGCTGTTTGGCTATATGTGTTAGTAGGTTGGGTTTGGCTGCAGAGACTCACTTGAATGTATAGGTTAACCTCAGCGCTCCTGCAGAGGTATGGAAAATTGCCTCCTGTTTTGAGATGAGCTCTTCTGGCATTAGGATACAGCTtatacatttcttcttttgcttcagTCGAAAGCGCACTTTGGTCGAACACCTGTGTGACAAGCCACAGCAGTTAGTTCTGAGTCTAATCAGATTTTGCTTATTAAATCTGACTGGATATATGCTGCTCCTAGAAGCAATTCTCAGCTTCTCTGTGGAACAGCATTAATGAAACACAGAACAAGCAGACCCATTAGGCATTGACAGCTAGAAAGCTAACACTGTGATACATAAACATATGGCTGTGTTATCGCACAGAATTTCCAATTCAGGATTTAACAGAGGAGTCACAGTGTTGCCCAGTCAGTAGAAGGCTTTTCTAAATACAAAGTTAGATGCTGCAAGTATTTATTAAGTTGCTAACACAATATCCAGGCCCCACCTGCCATGGGGAGGAAATGGTGTTTAAATAAAAGGATTACGTTGAGATTAACTTACATCCATAATGGTTACAGGGATGTCTCGAATTTTATGAGGTTCTACATAGGAGTTCTGGCAGTTGAGGGTAAGTCTTGAAGCGAGCTCACTCTGGCCCAGACTCTCCAGCTTTTAGCAGAGGGAAATACAGATTAACAACATATTTCACTGCAGGAAGTTAACGCAATATTAACAATACCAGCCAAAGAGAAATCCGCTCCTTAGTTTTAATGGGGAACATGACTGCACTTCAGATGAAGATTACAGTTCCAACTCAGGGTCTCTCTGCAGGAGACAAGTGCTTAACACATTCCATTAGTTGCTCCTGCCTCCAGACATATCCCAGCACTTCCTCTTCCATCTCAATTTCTCAACTCCATCTCTCCTGATCTACATAAACAAACAAGCTGatgactggagcatctcttgtctgaggaaaggctgggagagctgggtctgttcagcctggagaagagaaggctgagaggggatcttattaatgcttataaatatctaaagggtggatgtctagagaaaggggccagactctcctcaatggtgcccagtaacaggacaaggagcaatgggcacaaactggaactcaggaagttccatctcaatgtgaggaaaaacttgttCACTTTGATGGTGACAGAGCACTAGAACatgctgcccagagaggttgtggagtctccttctctggagagattcaaaacccgcctggaaATGATCCtatgcaacctgctctgggtgatcctgctttagcaggggggttggactagatgatctccagaggtcccttccaacccccaccaatctgtgaatctgaaGGCGGATAGTCACAGCGTCAGTTAAATTGCTGGGGCTGCGACAGTCCACACCTGCCAAGGATCTGTCCCTTACTCCTGTCTTCTGGGTaagcaaatgaaagcagcaggggTATCTACGACCTCCCGCTAAGAAAATCTACAGAGATTGGCATCAGAGCCATAGAGTACCCAGTTACCTACCCTGTCCACCATGAAATCAATCCCATCGGCCATTTCAGGATCTAGAGGACCAGATGCAAAATTCCcaaggacaatttttttcagcataaaaGCAGGCATCAGCCAAAAGCTAAAATAGAAATAAGATGTAAAATCTTCAAGCAGTCAGGACTTCAACATTAAGATGCTTTCTTATGAGCACTTCCTTTCCTTGCACTGACTTTATGCTTTATCTTCAAATGAAATCCTGAAGAAGCTTCAGGAGCCCAGAGATGGAAAACTTTGCAGCTAGGTGCTCGAAATGTTCTGGGAAGCTGTTAGCCTTACATTGCAAGAGTGTATTTTAAACATGGTGAATAACACCTTTGTCACTCTAAATGGTTGTGCTAGAAAACAGGCAGAGTTCTTAAATCTGACCACACATCCACAGAGGATCACAGGATGACTCGTCAAATTCCACACTCCCAATTGTgaacatttccttttcccttgtGGCGTGGCTTTAAAAGTCACGAGTATTCCATCCCGCACCTCCCTCACCCAGGCTGGAAACAGGTTAGATACGTGTCCAACCAGGTCAGCATCACATTtcattgcaaaataattaatgcCACAAATCTGATTGCTTGTATCAGCCTTCCTTACCTGTTTGCTGTCCATGTCTGATTGAAGATAGAAGTGTCACTAAAGGAATTACACAGGATCAGAGATTGAACTCTTGgagatttgtgtgtgtattcTGCAAATTTTTGAGCCAGAAAGCCTCCCAGGGAAGCTCCAAAAAGGTGAACCTaattcaagggaaaaaaccatCATGTTACACTTGTGAAATAAGTGACCTCAAAACACAacttttcattacaaaaataagtCATTCAAGTTTTACTCTGTCCTCATAACccagttttaaaaagaatcaaacTCCTTCTATTCAGCTTCTGGTTTTATGCATGATATAAATGtgataaatattaaaaaaaggaagcgtTTCTAGGTCATAGTTCAAAATTTTGCTCATCAAGCTTAAGAAAAAACTCAAACATTTCACTTTGTCTTCAATAGCTATTCCAATCCAAGATACTTTATTGTGGTATTCTGTACTACATGAGTTAGGAAGGATAACTTCCACAGGATCTCATGAAAAACTAGTTAACCAACACAATTTAATAAGCCTAGAACAGCAGATGAATTTAGACCACGTATGacaattttcaaaagtattcaccttcaaaaataaactcatttcaaaagtaaaattgCAATGCAGCCTATTTATAGCTATGCTCTTGTGTCATATTTCATACACTTGCTCTTAAATGAGACTCTTTCAAACATCAGATTTTTATTGCAATATGCATCTCCCCATCTTGGAGCACTCACTTTATCCAGCTGAAGGTGGTCTAACAGTTTTCTGAATCCATCACAGAACTCAAGGTGATCCCAGTACACCGGATACTGCAgctaaaataatacaaaattagGAAAAGCAGGTCTCTGATCAGACCTGTCAGCTGTCTGCTTGAAAGTCATCCCAACTCTCACATTTCAGGTGCTTCTCCTGTATGGTGAGGCTCGAGCTCCTCAGCAAGGTCCCTACTGCCAGAGGGTGTGAACACCTCCCCCTCCCTCACACAAAAATACACAACTGAAAGCATTGCAGAGCAAGTTTGTTGGGGAAAGCGCGGCATTGCTTCATTCAGTAATCGGCGGGATGAGAGGCTGGAATGATTCTTCAGCAATTCTGTAGCATGTACAGAAATCATTAACTGCTGCTAGAGAAACCAGTACTCctaaagcatttctgtttagCAGAAATATTATTGTACGAGTCAGTGATTCCAGTTCAGCTCAGGAGCTGGGAAGCCACAAAGAGCACGCTGTCAGGATTTTAAGAAGTGACTTGGCATTTGCAACTAGGCAGGCTAAGAACCAGGTTGTCCACCAGCCCGAAGGGAAACACAAAAACCCTGAACTGACCCACATTTTGCCTCATGGCTAACAAAGATCCAGCTAGAGGCAAAGATGACTGGTGTCCAGGGCacacaagggggaaaaaacagactgAGATGTTAATAATGTGTATGCACAAGGCTCTGGGTAAATGCTGCCATAAACACAGAGCAGCTTCCAGCCTGGATCTGCACGCTACGTACTCTGGAGTACAACTTCAAatcattttttgtgtgtggatTCTCCTTAATCAACACAAAGAAGTTCATTTTCATTATCCAACCTCTGATTAGAGGAACAAGCACAAGTACGCTAACTTGGACCCGGGACTGAGGATACTCACAGCGATAACTCTGTAGCCCCATCCAGTCAGCGCCAAAATCTGCTGGAAAAACACATCTGCAGTTCCGCTCACAGGAGGGAGAAATATGAGTGGGCACCGAATGTTCCTGGGTCCCGCATCATACAGCGACCAGACTTTACTGTCATCATCGTCTACtattatctggaaaaaaaggggCACGGGGGGAGAAGAAACACACAAGACAAATTAAGTTCCTCAGCCAGCTTCCAGGATTGCTCCTACAAAATTTCTGTCATCTAGTAAATATTATAATACATAAAACTCCTTTGAACAAGACTGTCTTTTACTCCTCTTCACAATAGCTTTTCCTCTAAGGCTGGTTACTAACTGGAATTACAATGTTTGTGTGAATACTGCTGGAAACAGAACTGCAGCCATGCACCGTCAGAACAAATGCTTTTGTGTCCTTACACAAGCTGGAACACAAACGTTGAGCCACGCGgagtcagcagcagcacagtacGTGACATCTTATGGGGCTTATCCTTCTGCAGATAACTGGAGAACACGGCAATTGCTGAAAGCAGTGAGTTACGTCGGTTTTACAGTGATGGACAGCACTTCAGAAGTTacaccctgaaaaaaaatctctcttcctttctgaggAAGCGTGGTTAACTAAAGTTTGCAATGCTTTGCTCTGGGTTTCAACTCAGACGGCCTTGGTCAGAATAGTCGTATGTCCGGATCTGAAAATTCATActgaaataaatcacagaaacaGCAAGGCCGTGCCCCAAAGGACCAGGTTTATGCAATAGTCCACAAGCAGAAAAGTATGCTTGGAAAAGGAGTTGCTGCCATGGCCCAGAACGTCAGTTCTAGGTACTGGGAGCAACAGCTGGAGGCTGGAAGAGCCAGCACTGCCCCAGGGGCAGCTTTTTAAACAACCATCGACATTTGCATTCACTGGACAAAAGATGTTACAGGTCTGGATACGTGCAGCCTACTGAATGAAGCAGCTAACACCACAAATTATTGATCTGAAGCAGTATAGCCAGCTGCCAGAAACAGAAACGCACACAACTCCcaaagcagcactgcaaagaaaaacacttccaTCATCTGGCAGCACCTCAGAAGCATCTGGAGTACCTAGGACACGCGACTAGCTGACAGAGATTATTCACACACGAGCTGCTGTCCTTAACGAGCAGTTCCTCATAGTGCCCATCTCAGGGCAGAAGCTAGAAGTCTTGGCACAATTAGTATCTTTAATGGTACAGGAATTCAGTAAAGGTCATCTTTTCTAGCAATGCTGGAGCCTGACTTGTTTTTACAGAGTCTGTTCTACCAGCAAACTGTTTTGTACGTTTAGGATGCTCTTTCGACACCGCAAACCAGCAAAAGTGTCGATCTGGTAGGAGCTGTACAAGCACAAACCTCTGGGGAAAGCCTGCATCACACAGCAGGAATTCATCTCCTCTGTATCGAGATTTTATAGCTTTTTGAATAGCGATATAAAAGCACAGTTCGCTTTTCCATCACCACAGTTAAGCTTCTCAGGAAATCAGAGAACAGTGTATCATAAATCAGATTTGCTCGACTAACAAATCTGCTTGTAATAAAGCCAGTATTTCAGGCTCTGAGAGCATGCAAGAAATCACATGATGCTGTTTTGTAAAgtctctaaaaaaaaagaaagaaaaaagaaagactgcaTACCAGAGCTTCCAGACCACtgaaaccatttaaaaataaactttgtacAAAAGACCTCCCAATCCCCTCAAAACCAACCCTCTGCACACAACTCGAGCTCCAGGCCTCGCTGTTCTCAGCTGTCATTCTGTCAGTAATTTTGGATCAGTTCAGGGTAGCTGTCAGTGGCTACTACAAAATTTACCTTTAGGAGTATTTCTAAAGGCAAACCATACTCCTTGAAATCACAAACCAGTGTAGTTAACAGCTGATTTGGAATGTCACCAGCCTTTTTCTTGTTCCAATAGGTTGATCAAGATCGCCTACAATTTACATAAAGGGTAAAATCTGCACTTCATAGAAACAAGGGGGAAAACTTCCCTTGGAGTTTAGCAGGGCCAAGGTGTCCCCTGCTGAAGACTTCTAGGAAGGACTTATCAAATACAGCAAGTGGTGTATGCAAATGGAGGCTCACAGGCAAAGCTAAAGACTTCATttaaaagtgttattttctgCACTGTACTTCCTGCATCCGACAAGAGCAGGAAGGGTGATGGAGCTGTGCATTtcctgctcctggcaggaggaACATCTCGACCTGTTTTCGAACAAACACCTCTGGCTTTGCTTCTTGAGGTCTATCCGACTGCGGTAACGCGTGCTCGCCAGCAGCAACGATGGCTGGCCATGCCTTCCTCTGCGCTGCACGTGGTTTGCTTATACTCTCAGGGGGATAATGCAAGCAAATGTATTCCTAAAGATTGCTTCAGAGATTAGTTACATCTTCAAattgtgcctttttttcttccctctctccagaTACCAGGACTAGTTTTATTTTACCTTCTTCATACCCCACATTCACCACCGTGGCATCACTTTATTTTTGAGTAGACCGAATCACTCAAGATGATAAGGTATTCCCTAGTCTGAAGGTCACCAGGTCAACAGCAGCTTCAGTTTACACATGTCCCCATTTATGAAATCCTGAGtagtcagcagcagctgaaggcagcagcccctggcagTGAGCTGCAGCATTGCACagtccccagggcagcagcaacaTGTTCCGTTGCGTAACCACAACCTCCAGCTCCTCTCATTTACTGTACTGCATCCCATAAAGCAGTGCCTCAGAGCACCCACATCTTTCCGCTGAAATATGGTCTTCCCAGCTTTGCTGACCCGGTCAGGCATTGTCTGGGGGCAACAGCATGGCACAAACAGACCCAGCGGATCTGGTACCagccagaaacagaaagaagctgGACAGCCAGAGCCTAGACAGAGCATGCATAGTCAGCAGCAATGGATCTTTCTTATTTACTGAAGACACAATCTGGCAAAAGTGAATGAGAAACCCTGAATGGGAAATCCTACAGCCTTCCATAAAGGTAATTTCTTAGAGAAAACTACACACTGCTCAGTAGAAATAATGCTAGGCATATTTAAGTTTTGTTCCCTAGGTTTGGTGACACAGTCCCTTTCGAGTGGCCCAACAGCAACCAACTTCCTGTTGAAAGAGGTAATGCTGCTCTCgcctctgctgccagcaccatCCCCGTGCTCCTTGCAGCCCACACAGCCATCCAGAATAGGGAACTGAACCAGCTGGAAGACAGCACAAAAACCCAAGCTATAAAACACTCCCAAGAAAGACAGGACACTGACTGCTCTGCTTGTATGGTTACAAGAGCAACCATGCTTGTAggagcagcaggctgagggGTAAAGGCAAGACTGTCCTtcagtctgggctgctgctcaggttAGTCTGTAACCACAGCCCCAGCAAGCCTTATTGGCACAGGTACGTGCGACAGCTAGCCTGGGTCAGGAGCTACATACTAGTACTGCACTCCATGCCCTCTGCTGCTCGGCACGTGGAGAGCAGAAGTTGGAGCACCATGCACCTCAAACGCTCGCCTGTGATTCAGTGAAAGAAGTGGAGAAATccaagggaaaggggaaagcgGTTGGACAGTGTGATTAAGCAGAAGACATGTGAAGGACACACagtggaagaaataatttcattttttccaccGTAGCTAAGGCATCTTTCCACCCTCAAGAACCCTGCGTGCAGTCCAACTGCTGAGAAGTTGCCTTCAGATGCTCTGCTTCAGCGACGGGTAGGAATGGCAGAGGGGCCtctggcagcacagcagagctgccctgccttGGTGCAGTGCGCACAGGCGGCTCCGTGAGAGGCCACACACGCGGTCCCCAGCACACGCTATTCCCTTAG
Coding sequences:
- the SPG21 gene encoding maspardin, which gives rise to MGEIKVSPDYNWFRSTVPLKKIIVDDDDSKVWSLYDAGPRNIRCPLIFLPPVSGTADVFFQQILALTGWGYRVIALQYPVYWDHLEFCDGFRKLLDHLQLDKVHLFGASLGGFLAQKFAEYTHKSPRVQSLILCNSFSDTSIFNQTWTANSFWLMPAFMLKKIVLGNFASGPLDPEMADGIDFMVDRLESLGQSELASRLTLNCQNSYVEPHKIRDIPVTIMDVFDQSALSTEAKEEMYKLYPNARRAHLKTGGNFPYLCRSAEVNLYIQIHLLQFHGTRYAAIDPSMVSAEELEVQKISLHTSNEHEEQVGTYEHI